The Leptospira brenneri genome includes a window with the following:
- a CDS encoding S8 family serine peptidase, whose product MNQLKVTISILSFVSLLFGNCKPASNNDPFSDNLFYVLLLNAIANGREEDCYFSSAGVNGDALYNDQWHLQNLGQLGGTVGEDANVNPVWNQGASGNQVIVSVVDDGLDIRHEDLSSNISVTARGLNLLNNTIYPTHSYSTSFHGTAVGGVIAARGNNFVGVRGAAPCSKLVGVNILEKSTIYSSDEYRAMINESSRVSISNNSWGSPDGYGWLWPSSSLWQQGVREGLLNGKTGKGTVYVWAAGNGANGGTISSPVLVDDANYDGQANFYGVMAIGGIGQDGKKANYSESGANLWVVAHTQGNNATAYTTAISTTDASGSFGLNTGSSSGDYSQSSYTKKFNGTSSATPLAAGVISLLLSKYPNLSWRDVRELVAYSARKNDPADGDWTTNGAGLNINHKYGFGAVDATSLLTRAGTWTPITATHSSYILPVLSPNTPIPDNDLVTGATVNYPVSTSYTYIEYVDVEFTSNHTYFPELYILITSPSGTTSFLSVPHACANPYNNSLCSTGNTSIASMTGSSTYRFGLARNLGENPNGNWTIQVYDASATDTGSINSVRLQIYGR is encoded by the coding sequence ATGAATCAATTGAAAGTTACAATATCCATTCTTAGTTTTGTAAGTTTATTATTTGGAAATTGTAAACCTGCCAGTAATAATGATCCATTTAGTGACAATTTATTTTATGTACTTCTACTAAATGCAATCGCAAATGGGAGAGAAGAAGACTGTTATTTTTCCTCTGCTGGTGTTAACGGGGATGCCTTGTATAATGACCAATGGCATTTACAAAACTTGGGCCAACTGGGAGGGACTGTCGGTGAAGATGCCAACGTTAATCCTGTTTGGAATCAAGGTGCATCTGGGAACCAAGTGATTGTCAGTGTTGTAGACGATGGACTTGACATTAGACATGAAGATCTCTCATCGAATATTTCTGTCACAGCCCGTGGATTAAATCTTCTAAACAATACAATATACCCAACACATTCTTATTCGACTAGTTTTCATGGAACTGCGGTTGGTGGAGTGATTGCCGCTAGAGGTAATAATTTTGTTGGGGTTCGTGGAGCTGCCCCCTGTTCTAAGTTAGTTGGTGTAAACATTTTAGAGAAATCTACAATTTATTCCTCCGATGAATATAGAGCGATGATTAACGAATCATCCCGCGTTTCTATCTCTAATAATAGTTGGGGCTCTCCTGATGGCTATGGTTGGTTATGGCCTTCCAGTTCTCTTTGGCAACAAGGTGTCAGAGAAGGTCTGTTAAATGGGAAAACGGGTAAGGGTACCGTATATGTCTGGGCTGCCGGCAACGGTGCTAATGGAGGGACAATTTCTTCACCTGTTCTCGTTGATGATGCGAATTATGATGGTCAGGCAAATTTTTACGGTGTGATGGCCATTGGTGGGATTGGCCAAGATGGTAAAAAAGCAAACTATTCAGAATCGGGAGCCAATCTTTGGGTTGTGGCGCATACACAAGGAAACAATGCAACCGCTTATACGACTGCTATTTCTACTACGGATGCTTCAGGTTCTTTTGGACTCAATACAGGAAGTAGTTCTGGAGATTATTCACAATCAAGTTATACAAAAAAATTCAATGGAACTTCTTCCGCAACACCATTGGCAGCTGGAGTGATTTCGCTTTTGCTAAGTAAATATCCTAATTTATCATGGCGCGACGTACGGGAGTTAGTTGCTTACTCAGCAAGAAAAAATGATCCAGCAGACGGTGATTGGACCACGAATGGGGCAGGTTTAAATATCAATCACAAATATGGTTTTGGTGCCGTGGACGCGACGAGTTTACTGACGAGAGCAGGAACTTGGACTCCAATCACAGCAACTCACAGTTCTTACATTCTACCGGTGCTTTCACCAAACACACCGATCCCTGACAATGACCTAGTGACTGGTGCCACTGTGAATTACCCGGTAAGTACCTCTTACACATATATTGAATATGTAGATGTTGAATTTACCTCCAATCATACTTACTTTCCGGAATTGTATATTCTTATTACGTCACCTAGTGGAACGACAAGTTTCTTGTCTGTGCCACATGCTTGTGCCAATCCCTATAACAATTCTCTTTGTTCAACGGGAAATACATCAATTGCTTCAATGACAGGATCTTCTACTTACCGATTTGGATTAGCTCGTAATTTAGGAGAAAATCCAAATGGAAATTGGACGATCCAAGTATATGATGCAAGTGCCACAGACACAGGATCAATTAACTCAGTTCGGTTACAAATTTACGGTAGGTAA